In Aquiflexum balticum DSM 16537, a single genomic region encodes these proteins:
- a CDS encoding ABC transporter ATP-binding protein, protein MIELDLHKKLFGADGLIQLQVKFTVQTNELVTLYGPSGAGKTSIIRMIAGLMKPDNGSILVDGVSWFDSQQKMHLRTQERPIGLVFQEYSLFPNMTVYENLKFALPKGNPEDMIEELLETIGLKNLRDTKPNLLSGGQKQRVALARAMVRKPAILLLDEPLSALDTAMRNKLQDDILAFHKRFGLTTILVSHDYHEVKKMSDRVLVIENGKIVNEGKVEEVF, encoded by the coding sequence ATGATCGAACTGGACCTTCATAAAAAATTATTCGGAGCTGATGGATTAATACAATTGCAGGTCAAATTTACCGTTCAAACCAATGAATTAGTGACTTTGTATGGCCCATCCGGCGCAGGGAAAACGAGCATTATCCGGATGATTGCTGGTTTGATGAAACCTGATAATGGAAGCATTTTAGTGGATGGAGTCAGCTGGTTTGACAGTCAGCAAAAGATGCATCTCCGGACTCAAGAGCGTCCCATAGGCCTGGTTTTTCAGGAATATTCCCTTTTTCCCAATATGACGGTTTACGAAAACCTTAAGTTTGCCTTACCCAAAGGAAATCCGGAGGACATGATTGAAGAATTGTTGGAAACCATAGGTCTTAAAAATCTTAGGGATACCAAACCCAATTTACTTTCGGGAGGACAAAAGCAAAGAGTTGCTCTGGCTAGGGCAATGGTTCGAAAACCTGCTATACTTTTATTGGACGAACCGCTCTCTGCCTTGGATACCGCTATGAGAAATAAATTACAGGATGATATTCTTGCTTTTCATAAGCGTTTTGGACTGACGACCATTTTAGTATCCCATGACTACCATGAGGTCAAGAAAATGTCCGACAGGGTGCTTGTAATTGAAAATGGCAAGATTGTAAATGAAGGAAAGGTTGAGGAGGTTTTTTAA
- a CDS encoding arsenate reductase/protein-tyrosine-phosphatase family protein codes for MYPQLNQYIEGIQSEMDKIPADRKRELQKLALHIETKKKSGEAANLVFICTHNSRRSHMSQLWAATAAEYYGVSDNIFTFSGGTETTAFNPRAVAAMERAGFSVENPGGDNPHYQVRFSDNGPKMACFSKVYDEGYNPQENFVAIMTCSEADKNCPFIPGASLRCPIKYDDPKEFDGTPQEQKAYDERCRQIAAEMFFLMSKVKA; via the coding sequence ATGTATCCCCAACTCAACCAATATATCGAAGGTATTCAATCAGAAATGGATAAAATTCCTGCGGACCGAAAAAGAGAACTTCAAAAACTGGCCCTTCATATTGAGACCAAAAAAAAATCAGGTGAAGCTGCAAATCTGGTATTTATCTGTACACATAACAGTAGACGAAGTCATATGAGTCAATTATGGGCGGCAACTGCTGCAGAATATTATGGCGTTTCGGACAATATCTTTACTTTTTCGGGTGGTACGGAAACCACAGCTTTCAACCCTAGGGCAGTTGCTGCCATGGAGCGGGCAGGATTTTCAGTTGAAAATCCCGGAGGGGACAATCCTCATTATCAGGTGAGGTTCTCTGACAATGGACCAAAGATGGCGTGTTTCTCAAAAGTATATGATGAGGGATATAATCCACAGGAAAATTTTGTAGCCATCATGACCTGTTCGGAAGCAGATAAAAATTGTCCGTTTATTCCTGGTGCCTCTCTTAGGTGCCCTATCAAATATGATGATCCAAAGGAATTTGACGGAACTCCTCAGGAACAAAAGGCCTATGACGAAAGATGCCGTCAGATTGCCGCAGAGATGTTTTTCCTGATGTCTAAAGTAAAAGCTTAA
- a CDS encoding alpha-amylase family protein, with product MKSNFKIPFYLSFALSFTLLLLFNSCNIPQNETNDWLVDGQSRKAEVKIINDKEIQISNGLVQRTFYLGPNAVCFDFTNLMTDTQLLRTVMPEAKVTLDGKTYRVGGLHGQKERAYFKKDWLKDLEASNEDFQYESMVVTEITPHFPTKTNFWTSHQKDATGKKVTFQYSHPAFQGLLLKIHYEIYDDLPLIAKYLTMENFSSRPIEINQVVNEVLGLVEEESAVVGSTEKMKKQHQLYIENNFAFNNAMHAELSSQATHWKPDPDYTSQVNYNLLTPSIMEVYAEEGIGITLHPKENFKSIRTYELVLDSYDRERNGLARRKMYRAIAPWVLQNPIFMHLVSKNDEEVRTAIDQCVDTGYEALILSFGSHINMEDNSDANIQRWKELADYAHERGIKIGGYSLFSSRTISPEHDVISRITGKPGGAFFGNAPCLASQWGLDYLDKLKYFFEKTGFDIFENDGPYPGDVCASNVHPGHEGLHDSQWVQFQLQKDLYQWMNARGIYINAPDWYFLDGTHKIALGYREVNFSLPRAQQKILNRQNIHDGTWEKTPSMGWGFVPLTVYQGGGKEAVLEPLNEHLDDYRQLMMQYYGAGVQACYRGPRLYDTEETKAMVIEVIDWYKNYREILNADIIRLRRADGRDWDGWMHVDPKGKEKALVMLFNPTNENMEKELEIPLYYTGLQDKVNVSIEGNESKKYPIKQNQNLSIKINIPADGFTWLILE from the coding sequence ATGAAATCTAATTTCAAAATTCCATTTTATCTTTCATTTGCTTTATCATTTACTTTACTACTCCTTTTCAACTCCTGCAATATTCCTCAAAATGAAACGAATGATTGGCTGGTGGACGGCCAATCCCGGAAGGCAGAAGTAAAAATTATTAATGACAAAGAAATCCAGATCAGCAACGGATTGGTCCAAAGAACTTTCTATTTAGGCCCCAACGCAGTTTGCTTTGACTTTACCAATTTGATGACCGACACCCAATTGCTTCGGACAGTTATGCCTGAAGCGAAAGTAACCTTGGATGGAAAAACCTACAGGGTCGGAGGGCTACATGGCCAAAAAGAAAGAGCATATTTCAAAAAAGACTGGTTGAAAGACTTAGAAGCCTCTAATGAGGATTTCCAATATGAATCAATGGTCGTCACTGAAATTACCCCGCATTTCCCAACGAAAACAAACTTTTGGACAAGTCATCAAAAAGATGCTACAGGAAAAAAAGTAACCTTTCAGTATTCACATCCTGCTTTTCAAGGCCTTTTGTTGAAAATCCATTATGAGATTTACGATGACTTACCGCTGATTGCCAAGTACCTGACGATGGAAAATTTTTCCAGCAGACCTATTGAAATCAATCAGGTAGTCAATGAGGTATTGGGATTGGTGGAGGAGGAATCTGCAGTCGTCGGCAGTACTGAAAAAATGAAAAAACAACATCAGCTGTATATTGAAAACAATTTTGCTTTCAACAATGCCATGCATGCTGAACTCAGCAGTCAGGCCACACATTGGAAACCCGACCCTGATTATACTTCACAGGTAAATTACAACCTGCTTACTCCCAGTATTATGGAAGTTTATGCTGAAGAAGGTATTGGAATAACATTGCACCCAAAAGAAAATTTCAAATCCATCAGAACCTATGAATTGGTTTTGGACAGTTATGACCGGGAAAGAAATGGATTGGCTAGAAGGAAGATGTACCGTGCCATTGCCCCTTGGGTTTTGCAGAATCCTATCTTCATGCATTTGGTAAGCAAAAATGATGAGGAAGTCAGAACCGCTATCGACCAATGTGTGGATACGGGCTATGAAGCTCTAATTCTGAGTTTTGGCAGCCATATCAATATGGAAGACAATTCTGATGCAAACATCCAAAGGTGGAAGGAATTGGCGGATTATGCCCATGAAAGAGGTATAAAAATCGGAGGGTATTCCTTGTTCAGTTCCAGAACCATCAGTCCCGAACACGATGTTATCAGCAGGATTACCGGAAAACCCGGTGGGGCATTTTTTGGAAATGCACCTTGCTTAGCAAGTCAGTGGGGTTTGGATTACCTGGACAAGCTCAAATATTTCTTTGAGAAAACAGGCTTTGACATTTTTGAAAATGATGGTCCCTATCCGGGAGATGTCTGCGCTTCCAATGTTCATCCTGGACATGAAGGGCTTCATGATTCCCAATGGGTACAGTTTCAGCTCCAAAAAGATCTGTATCAGTGGATGAATGCCCGTGGGATTTATATCAATGCCCCTGATTGGTATTTTTTGGATGGCACCCATAAAATAGCCTTAGGCTACAGAGAGGTCAATTTTTCCCTGCCAAGAGCCCAGCAAAAAATCCTCAACAGACAAAACATCCATGACGGCACTTGGGAAAAAACACCTTCTATGGGCTGGGGATTTGTTCCACTGACGGTCTATCAGGGGGGAGGAAAAGAGGCGGTATTGGAGCCCTTAAACGAACATTTGGACGATTATAGGCAATTGATGATGCAATATTATGGGGCTGGAGTGCAGGCCTGCTATCGGGGTCCAAGATTATACGACACCGAAGAAACAAAAGCAATGGTCATCGAAGTGATCGATTGGTACAAAAATTACCGGGAAATCTTGAATGCGGACATCATTCGATTAAGAAGGGCAGATGGAAGGGATTGGGATGGATGGATGCACGTGGACCCCAAAGGGAAAGAAAAAGCCTTGGTCATGCTTTTCAATCCAACAAACGAGAATATGGAAAAAGAACTTGAAATACCGCTTTATTATACAGGACTTCAAGACAAAGTCAATGTCAGTATTGAGGGAAATGAATCAAAAAAATATCCCATAAAGCAAAATCAAAACCTTTCCATCAAAATTAATATTCCTGCTGATGGCTTCACCTGGTTGATTCTAGAATAA
- a CDS encoding carbonic anhydrase, which yields MIRLTKEYTKLIWLLPIGIVLLLFGYNNIEKVPHTEDIPKEQLLDFLMDGNERFAEDHPIHPDQTLERLRELNKGQHPVAAIVSCSDSRVPPELIFDQGLGDLFVIRNAGNIVGDHEIGSLEYAIEYLEVPLIIILGHTNCGAIGAFVDHDHDHSHIYSDYVQKIIDFIDAEEEEKSLPRDIPNFFEKAVEANVLHGIHALKNSLPHVDSLVAEKKLKIVGAIYDMETGKVRVLKED from the coding sequence ATGATACGGCTGACAAAAGAATATACCAAGTTGATATGGTTACTTCCAATTGGAATTGTTCTGCTCTTGTTTGGATATAACAATATTGAAAAAGTACCACATACAGAAGATATTCCAAAAGAACAACTCTTGGACTTTTTGATGGATGGAAATGAAAGATTCGCCGAAGATCATCCCATTCACCCGGACCAAACATTGGAAAGGCTCAGAGAATTAAACAAAGGCCAGCATCCAGTAGCGGCGATAGTCAGTTGTTCGGATTCCAGGGTTCCGCCCGAGTTGATTTTTGACCAAGGACTTGGAGACCTGTTTGTAATCAGAAATGCAGGCAATATAGTTGGAGATCATGAAATAGGAAGTTTGGAATACGCTATCGAGTATTTGGAAGTTCCATTGATAATAATTTTAGGCCATACCAATTGCGGGGCAATCGGCGCATTTGTGGACCATGACCATGACCATTCTCATATCTATTCTGATTATGTCCAGAAAATAATTGATTTTATAGATGCAGAAGAAGAGGAAAAATCCTTACCCAGGGATATCCCAAATTTCTTTGAAAAAGCGGTTGAAGCGAATGTCCTTCACGGAATCCATGCCCTCAAAAATTCCCTCCCTCATGTAGATTCTTTAGTTGCCGAGAAAAAATTAAAAATTGTAGGCGCTATCTATGACATGGAAACCGGAAAAGTAAGGGTATTGAAAGAAGATTGA
- the ppk2 gene encoding polyphosphate kinase 2 has product MFTADELTDIKTRKELVALAKAKKIKLKKGLARAAYEEELKLLQTELALLQQHIEKKQLRVAVIFEGRDAAGKGGSIKRFVEHLNPHTSGVVALTKPTDIERGQWYFQRYIEVLPNRGEIKFFDRSWYNRAVVEPVMGFCTPEQYKTFMAQVPNFEHMLHEDGIKVIKFWFDISKDEQQKRFDGRLSNPLKEWKFSPVDKKGQELWDENTKYKERMFTRTHTAYCPWIIVDTVEKETARLESLRYVLSQFDYKGKGSTKANLLTDPNVLFPYFRKPKHFDL; this is encoded by the coding sequence ATGTTTACAGCTGATGAATTAACTGACATTAAAACCAGAAAAGAACTGGTTGCTTTAGCAAAAGCAAAAAAAATCAAACTCAAAAAAGGATTGGCCAGGGCAGCCTATGAAGAGGAGTTAAAACTTCTCCAAACAGAACTGGCATTGCTACAACAACACATTGAAAAAAAACAATTGAGGGTGGCAGTGATTTTTGAAGGAAGGGATGCTGCCGGCAAAGGGGGTTCTATCAAGCGCTTTGTTGAACACCTCAATCCTCACACCTCTGGGGTTGTCGCCTTGACCAAGCCCACAGACATTGAGCGGGGTCAATGGTATTTTCAACGCTATATTGAGGTGCTTCCAAACAGGGGCGAAATCAAGTTTTTTGACCGTAGTTGGTACAATAGAGCGGTGGTTGAACCTGTCATGGGATTTTGTACTCCGGAACAATACAAGACCTTTATGGCTCAGGTCCCCAATTTTGAACATATGCTCCATGAGGACGGCATCAAAGTGATCAAGTTTTGGTTTGACATATCCAAAGATGAACAGCAAAAGCGATTTGACGGCAGGTTATCCAATCCACTCAAGGAATGGAAATTCAGTCCTGTAGACAAAAAAGGACAGGAACTGTGGGATGAAAACACCAAATACAAAGAACGGATGTTTACCAGAACCCACACAGCATATTGCCCTTGGATCATTGTCGATACGGTTGAGAAAGAAACAGCAAGGTTGGAAAGCCTTCGGTATGTTCTCTCCCAGTTTGATTACAAAGGAAAGGGATCTACCAAAGCCAACTTGCTGACCGACCCGAATGTACTCTTTCCCTACTTCCGTAAACCAAAACATTTTGACCTTTGA
- a CDS encoding polyphosphate kinase 2 family protein, protein MELTKEDLEILNSKIGIKHLLENKKIDLEKALYRARYELKLREIQVELVKMQLWLIANNKKLVVLFHGGDSSEKSGIIRKILSHNNPRHYRVEVNLPHRSEGVSGEWYFKKFVEKLPQPGEMVLWDRSWYNRATIEPVHGLCSQQEYELFMGQVNEFEKMLVESGVHLIKFYFSISKKEQAKRIKNIKLSPLTKWKMTPFDEQSQELWGEYKSYKEKMFANTSTDYAPWVEITEDKREEEMIQAANHILKAFPYE, encoded by the coding sequence ATGGAACTGACTAAAGAAGATTTGGAGATATTGAACTCGAAAATCGGGATCAAACACCTGCTGGAAAATAAGAAAATTGACCTGGAAAAAGCGCTTTACCGGGCCAGGTATGAATTGAAACTAAGGGAAATACAGGTAGAATTGGTGAAAATGCAACTTTGGTTGATCGCGAATAACAAAAAATTGGTGGTGCTATTTCATGGTGGAGACTCTTCCGAGAAAAGTGGAATCATCCGTAAAATCCTTTCACATAACAATCCAAGACATTACAGGGTCGAAGTCAATCTCCCCCACCGAAGTGAGGGAGTATCCGGTGAATGGTATTTCAAAAAATTCGTGGAAAAACTCCCTCAGCCCGGAGAAATGGTGCTTTGGGACAGAAGCTGGTACAACAGGGCAACCATTGAACCCGTGCATGGATTGTGCAGTCAGCAAGAGTATGAGCTTTTTATGGGGCAGGTCAATGAGTTTGAAAAAATGTTGGTGGAATCAGGCGTGCATTTGATCAAATTCTATTTTTCAATCAGCAAAAAAGAACAGGCCAAAAGAATTAAAAACATCAAATTAAGTCCATTGACCAAATGGAAAATGACACCTTTTGATGAACAGTCCCAGGAACTTTGGGGTGAATACAAATCCTACAAAGAAAAAATGTTTGCCAATACAAGTACGGATTATGCCCCTTGGGTCGAGATTACCGAAGACAAGAGAGAAGAGGAAATGATTCAGGCAGCTAATCATATTTTGAAGGCTTTTCCTTATGAATGA
- a CDS encoding pyruvate kinase, translated as MANKSSIDSIKEELLILETKMATEVGLRLNMLRGLHSEQFESGKNLIEYLTLRKEDLRSLQDDLHVHGLSSLASSESHMHRQVQAILERLGKSYTEEELDMCTYSFSKKRIKDKSQQLFGKQLLEDIPSLMVTFDSGFADNYALVKSLLLSGMNVARINCAHDDEATWSKMIHKIKKASKQTGLDCKVYMDLAGPKIRTKLLGKGKEEGEIKVKDGTMIWLADDAKGFDAEEVVISPNEPGIISMLQKGDRVFIDDGKFGGIVEKVKKNKVGVRINRVSSKKGLIKNEKGINFPDTILKIPSMTAFDRSCLPFICKHADLLGYSFVKTVEDISILRETIKELGVKNPSLIIKIETHEAVENLPSLLLEGMKHRGFGVMIARGDLAVEIGFERTGEIQEEILWICEAAHVPVVWATQVLESLNKSGMATRSEITDAGQSANAECVMINKGEHTLEVIATLKNILKRTASHRIKKRFRFRSLKIAEKFMAG; from the coding sequence ATGGCGAACAAATCTTCGATTGATAGTATTAAAGAGGAACTTTTAATTCTTGAAACCAAAATGGCCACCGAAGTGGGACTGAGGCTGAATATGCTGAGAGGTCTCCATTCGGAACAATTTGAATCCGGAAAAAACCTGATAGAATACCTGACCTTGCGAAAGGAAGACCTCCGTAGTCTTCAAGATGACCTGCATGTGCATGGTTTATCTTCTTTGGCAAGTTCTGAAAGCCATATGCACCGACAGGTTCAGGCAATTTTGGAAAGATTGGGCAAAAGTTATACCGAAGAGGAATTGGATATGTGCACTTATTCTTTTAGTAAAAAAAGAATCAAGGACAAAAGTCAGCAGCTTTTTGGGAAACAGCTTTTGGAAGACATCCCTTCGCTGATGGTCACCTTCGATTCAGGATTTGCGGATAATTATGCACTGGTCAAGTCTCTTTTGTTGAGTGGAATGAACGTAGCAAGAATCAATTGTGCCCATGATGATGAAGCTACCTGGTCCAAAATGATCCATAAGATCAAAAAAGCCAGTAAACAAACAGGTCTGGACTGTAAGGTTTATATGGATCTCGCCGGCCCAAAAATCAGAACCAAACTTCTCGGCAAAGGTAAAGAAGAGGGTGAAATTAAAGTCAAAGACGGGACCATGATTTGGCTGGCTGATGATGCTAAAGGGTTTGATGCAGAGGAAGTAGTTATCAGCCCAAATGAACCCGGGATTATATCCATGCTCCAAAAAGGGGATAGGGTTTTTATTGATGACGGAAAATTCGGAGGTATTGTAGAAAAAGTCAAAAAAAATAAAGTTGGCGTACGTATCAACAGGGTTTCTTCGAAAAAGGGATTGATAAAAAATGAAAAGGGCATCAACTTCCCGGATACCATATTGAAAATTCCCTCCATGACGGCATTTGACAGATCATGTTTGCCCTTTATCTGTAAACATGCGGACCTTTTAGGATATTCTTTTGTCAAAACAGTAGAAGACATCAGCATTTTGAGGGAGACAATAAAAGAGTTAGGAGTTAAGAACCCATCATTGATCATAAAGATTGAAACCCATGAAGCGGTAGAAAATTTGCCTTCCTTATTATTGGAAGGGATGAAACACCGTGGATTTGGGGTAATGATCGCAAGAGGAGATTTGGCAGTGGAGATAGGATTTGAAAGGACCGGTGAAATACAGGAGGAAATCTTATGGATTTGTGAAGCTGCCCATGTGCCCGTGGTATGGGCAACACAGGTTTTGGAAAGTCTCAACAAATCGGGCATGGCAACCCGATCCGAAATTACCGATGCGGGACAGTCCGCCAACGCGGAATGTGTCATGATCAATAAGGGGGAGCATACACTCGAAGTCATTGCGACCCTGAAAAACATTTTGAAACGTACCGCTTCACATAGAATCAAAAAGCGATTCAGGTTCAGGTCCTTGAAGATTGCAGAGAAATTTATGGCTGGTTGA
- a CDS encoding calcineurin-like phosphoesterase C-terminal domain-containing protein, with translation MSEFSRRDFIKTSSLILTGVGIYPLTSFARLSKNGNPNFVEVKGQVKSAGKGIPGVSISDGKYVYRTDNKGKFEFLTNRPFVFISYPSGYQFDLLENGSVNFFRKLDFVQKTNQLLFDLQPAKNSDKNHHFLVIADPQVQTDEEADMFVSESCGDLKRRNMDLEDSNIFGIGCGDLVFDNFDLFERYNEGIKSTGIPFFQVLGNHDIDLSARSNEVSQRPYIDQFGPPYYSFNRGETHYIVLSDVFFLGNRQYYGYLDEVQLSWLKEDLANIPKVQPLVIFLHIPTFSHVVEYNPGRDINKESMVNRDALNQILEGYKVHLISGHVHWNENRVIENIFEHNTGAISGAWWSGDICYDGTPKGYGIYQSDGGAISWKYKSIGKDLDFQFRAYPKGAHPEFPNSYCINIWNWDPEWKVFWYENGIKAGEPIREIATDPMAMEIYAPNKPKKQPWITPQKNGHMFFFQPIDPEAKIKIEVIDRFGNIYSDTIV, from the coding sequence ATGTCAGAATTTTCAAGACGGGATTTTATTAAGACTTCTTCCCTGATACTTACCGGAGTCGGTATCTATCCTCTAACCTCTTTTGCAAGGTTATCAAAAAATGGCAATCCTAATTTTGTAGAAGTAAAAGGTCAGGTTAAATCTGCTGGAAAGGGAATTCCGGGGGTGAGTATTTCTGATGGGAAATATGTGTACCGGACTGACAATAAAGGTAAATTTGAATTTTTGACCAATAGACCCTTTGTTTTCATTTCTTATCCTTCAGGATATCAGTTTGACCTGTTAGAAAACGGCTCTGTGAATTTTTTCAGAAAACTTGATTTTGTCCAAAAGACCAATCAATTGCTTTTTGACCTTCAACCTGCCAAAAACTCAGATAAAAACCATCACTTTCTAGTTATTGCTGATCCTCAAGTTCAGACAGATGAGGAAGCAGATATGTTTGTTTCGGAATCCTGTGGGGACCTTAAGCGTAGGAATATGGACCTGGAAGATTCCAATATATTCGGGATTGGTTGTGGTGACCTGGTTTTCGATAACTTCGATCTTTTCGAAAGATACAATGAAGGGATCAAGTCCACGGGGATTCCGTTTTTTCAGGTTTTGGGTAATCATGATATTGACTTGTCAGCAAGATCTAATGAGGTCAGTCAAAGACCCTATATTGATCAGTTTGGTCCTCCTTATTATTCCTTTAATAGGGGAGAAACCCATTATATTGTTTTATCTGATGTGTTTTTCTTAGGCAACAGACAATATTATGGCTATTTGGATGAGGTTCAGCTTTCTTGGTTGAAAGAAGATTTGGCGAATATCCCAAAAGTACAACCTTTGGTAATATTCCTTCATATCCCCACTTTTTCCCATGTGGTGGAATACAATCCTGGGAGAGATATCAACAAAGAGTCAATGGTCAACCGTGATGCTTTAAATCAAATCCTTGAAGGATATAAAGTCCATCTGATCTCCGGTCATGTGCATTGGAATGAAAACAGGGTAATTGAAAATATATTTGAGCACAATACCGGTGCAATCAGCGGTGCCTGGTGGTCAGGGGATATCTGCTATGATGGCACGCCTAAAGGATATGGCATATATCAGTCAGATGGCGGGGCTATTTCCTGGAAATATAAAAGTATTGGTAAAGACCTGGATTTTCAGTTTAGGGCCTACCCAAAGGGAGCACATCCCGAATTTCCGAATTCCTATTGTATCAATATCTGGAATTGGGATCCCGAATGGAAAGTGTTTTGGTATGAAAACGGGATTAAGGCAGGGGAACCTATAAGGGAAATTGCAACTGACCCAATGGCCATGGAAATCTATGCACCAAATAAACCCAAAAAACAACCCTGGATCACTCCACAAAAAAATGGCCATATGTTTTTCTTTCAACCCATTGATCCGGAGGCAAAAATAAAAATTGAGGTAATTGACCGATTCGGTAATATTTACTCAGATACAATTGTGTAA